The following proteins are co-located in the Pseudomonas antarctica genome:
- a CDS encoding ABC transporter permease — protein MRSGLVASLAWQDYRNDAWLSACSVLALVAVMVPLLVLFGLKFGLVSSLTERLETDPATREIIPLGGGRFSSGFIEQLGLRSDVGFAVPRTRQIAATAQVGTLTLEMLPTAPGDPLLAGLPMPRGLDQIVLSHTAAEKLAARPGDWLETSFARQVAGRVEAQRTRLQVQAVLPLEDFARDGLFADLGLLEAAEDYRDGRAVPALGWEGDAVGVSEQRVYPAFRLYARTLTDVEPLRVYFAGQNLLVSTQAQTIAQVQSLSRNLSIVFWIIAGLALAGAFAAIFAGALAAVARKRRELSVLRLLGFSTGALLLFVVMQALYSASFAAGLSAGLYGLAEMGLNQLFVQVPGEYASHLLARHYGLALVAILGVSAVAAACGGWRVARIQASEGIRDV, from the coding sequence ATGCGCAGTGGTCTGGTTGCCTCACTGGCCTGGCAGGATTACCGCAACGATGCCTGGCTGTCCGCCTGTTCGGTGCTGGCGCTGGTGGCAGTCATGGTGCCGTTGCTGGTGTTATTCGGCCTGAAATTTGGACTGGTTAGCAGTTTGACCGAACGTTTGGAGACCGATCCCGCTACCCGTGAAATCATTCCGTTGGGCGGTGGTCGATTCAGCAGCGGGTTTATCGAGCAGCTCGGCCTGCGCAGCGATGTCGGGTTTGCCGTGCCGCGTACCCGGCAGATTGCGGCGACCGCGCAGGTGGGCACACTCACCTTGGAAATGCTGCCGACGGCGCCGGGCGATCCCTTGCTGGCGGGTTTGCCGATGCCTCGGGGCCTGGACCAGATTGTGCTGAGCCACACCGCCGCTGAAAAGCTCGCGGCGCGGCCTGGCGATTGGCTGGAGACCAGTTTTGCGCGGCAAGTGGCGGGGCGCGTCGAAGCCCAGCGCACACGGTTGCAGGTGCAGGCGGTATTGCCGCTGGAAGACTTTGCCCGCGATGGTTTGTTCGCTGATTTGGGCCTGCTGGAAGCGGCCGAAGATTACCGCGACGGTCGAGCGGTGCCCGCATTGGGTTGGGAAGGTGACGCGGTCGGTGTGAGTGAGCAGCGTGTGTACCCGGCGTTTCGCCTGTACGCACGCACCCTCACCGATGTAGAGCCGTTGCGAGTGTATTTCGCCGGGCAGAATCTGTTGGTCTCGACTCAGGCGCAAACCATCGCCCAAGTGCAGTCGTTGAGCCGCAACCTGTCGATCGTGTTCTGGATTATCGCCGGGCTGGCCTTGGCTGGCGCGTTTGCGGCGATCTTTGCCGGGGCGTTGGCCGCCGTGGCGCGCAAGCGCCGGGAGTTATCCGTGTTGCGCCTGCTGGGGTTTTCCACCGGCGCACTGTTGCTGTTTGTGGTGATGCAGGCGCTCTACAGCGCAAGTTTCGCCGCCGGGCTGAGTGCCGGGCTCTATGGCTTGGCCGAGATGGGTTTGAATCAATTATTTGTGCAGGTGCCGGGCGAATACGCCAGTCACCTGCTGGCGCGTCACTACGGCCTGGCCCTGGTTGCAATCCTTGGCGTCAGCGCCGTGGCGGCGGCCTGTGGTGGTTGGCGAGTGGCGCGTATCCAGGCTTCTGAAGGAATCAGAGATGTATAA
- a CDS encoding serine/threonine-protein kinase, whose product MNIVIAGYDIEGEIGEGAMASVYLATQRSLERKVALKVMAAALAADPSFCERFLREGKTLARLSHPHTVTIHDIGNVGELYYMAMEYLPNGTLKERIAAGLTPEQGVTLIRQIASALGYAHAQGLVHRDVKPANILFRADGTAVLSDFGIAKSLDDRTQFTQAGFAVGTPSYMSPEQARGQEIDGRADLYALGVVLYEILVGKLPYTGTDALSTALAHLTEPLPELPVHHGRYQDVLRKLLAKDPAERFPDAAALLRALDQLPADSPEATLVRPLPIPLSFDLAGMTPVSIEIPTEKPQPQPIRQPVVTPTQHNAVSEQRRGPVLALAAVAVAVALAIGGASYWWLSSDDTPAAPPAAVVPKTPATPTPPPAPVKPAVADVDGGQRPLLMAGKKTLFQRVLSKPGAKLSHDAGGAAGEALPAFSVLYVYQRKDVDGSPWVRVGAATDGRSDGWLPASQVSDWKQSLVLKFTERSGRAPVMFLRQSSEVEKLLADPAAAKTVLAKAQKNSEDNQQVLALEPTASAVPQNQFYLLPIFDAKESFDENGQPVQLLNVASIDPGSAAAAKPAARVISTNADAFRTAVVLVVDTTVSMQPYIDQVRDVVHELQTRIAERGELDSVSFGLVGFRNSIKKTPGLEYVAKTLITLDQGRDPQRFLDMARQVKASTVSSHSFNEDAFAGVMQAVDDMDWSGYGGRIILLVTDAGALRKNDPFAATQMNEAEVRQAALGKQIKIYALHLRTDAGKKTHAGAESQYRVLTADANPQIGDLYTPVPGGDVRKLGERVDEIGSVFANLVHQVRSNTPQPVPLLSSAPSLADKSAAVGYAMHMDFLGRKTASQAPQLVSAWTADRDLTNPALPAFQVCVMLTKLQLNDLQQSLKLIVDAARKTQTSPKDFFQEIASASAYMSRDPQALRKGGNLADGGLLGEYLEGLPYRSKSLNMTQDLWLSLSVAEQEDFIDELDSKIRLYETFHNDVANWVRFGDAEPGDALYRVPLSTLP is encoded by the coding sequence TTTTTGCGAGCGTTTCCTGCGCGAGGGCAAGACCCTGGCGCGCCTGTCCCACCCGCACACGGTGACCATCCATGACATCGGCAATGTCGGTGAGCTGTATTACATGGCCATGGAGTACCTGCCCAACGGCACGCTCAAGGAGCGCATCGCCGCCGGGCTGACACCGGAGCAGGGCGTGACCCTGATCCGCCAGATCGCCTCCGCACTGGGCTATGCGCATGCCCAGGGCCTGGTGCACCGCGACGTCAAGCCGGCGAACATTCTGTTCCGCGCCGACGGCACCGCCGTGTTGTCGGACTTCGGTATCGCCAAGTCGCTGGACGACCGCACCCAGTTCACCCAGGCTGGATTTGCCGTGGGCACGCCGAGCTACATGAGTCCGGAACAGGCGCGGGGCCAGGAGATTGATGGCCGCGCTGACCTGTACGCGCTGGGCGTGGTGCTCTATGAAATTCTTGTCGGCAAGTTGCCCTACACCGGCACCGATGCGCTCTCCACCGCGCTGGCTCACCTGACCGAGCCGCTGCCGGAGTTGCCGGTGCACCACGGCCGTTATCAGGATGTGCTGCGTAAGCTGTTGGCCAAGGACCCGGCCGAGCGGTTCCCGGATGCGGCGGCGTTGTTGCGGGCCCTGGATCAACTGCCGGCGGACTCGCCTGAAGCGACGCTGGTGCGGCCGCTGCCGATACCGCTGAGTTTTGATCTGGCGGGCATGACGCCGGTATCCATCGAAATTCCGACTGAAAAGCCTCAGCCGCAACCGATTCGCCAGCCGGTGGTGACGCCGACGCAGCACAACGCCGTGTCCGAACAGCGTCGTGGGCCGGTGCTGGCGTTGGCGGCAGTCGCGGTGGCCGTTGCGCTGGCGATAGGCGGTGCCAGTTACTGGTGGCTGAGCAGCGATGATACGCCTGCGGCACCGCCCGCCGCCGTAGTCCCGAAAACACCGGCGACGCCGACGCCGCCACCTGCGCCAGTAAAACCGGCCGTGGCGGATGTGGATGGCGGTCAGCGGCCTTTGCTGATGGCCGGTAAAAAGACCTTGTTTCAGCGTGTGCTCAGCAAGCCGGGCGCCAAGCTGTCCCATGACGCCGGTGGTGCAGCCGGCGAAGCGCTGCCGGCGTTTTCCGTGCTCTACGTTTACCAGCGCAAAGACGTCGATGGCAGCCCATGGGTGCGTGTCGGTGCCGCCACCGATGGGCGCAGCGATGGTTGGTTGCCGGCTTCCCAGGTCAGCGACTGGAAGCAAAGCCTGGTGCTTAAATTCACCGAGCGCTCGGGCCGGGCGCCAGTGATGTTCCTGCGCCAATCCTCGGAGGTGGAAAAGCTCCTGGCTGATCCCGCTGCCGCCAAGACCGTATTGGCCAAGGCGCAGAAAAACAGCGAAGACAATCAACAAGTGCTGGCGCTTGAGCCGACGGCCAGCGCGGTCCCGCAAAACCAGTTTTACCTGTTGCCGATCTTCGACGCCAAAGAGAGCTTCGATGAAAACGGCCAGCCGGTGCAGTTGCTTAACGTGGCGTCCATCGACCCCGGGAGCGCTGCCGCGGCCAAACCGGCCGCCCGTGTGATCAGCACCAACGCCGATGCGTTCCGCACCGCCGTGGTGTTGGTGGTCGACACCACCGTGTCGATGCAGCCGTATATCGACCAAGTCCGCGACGTCGTACACGAGCTGCAAACGCGCATTGCCGAGCGCGGCGAGTTGGACAGCGTCAGCTTCGGCCTGGTGGGTTTCCGCAACAGCATCAAGAAAACCCCGGGCCTGGAATACGTGGCCAAGACCCTGATCACCCTCGACCAGGGGCGCGATCCGCAACGCTTCCTCGACATGGCGCGCCAGGTCAAGGCGTCCACCGTTTCCAGCCACTCCTTCAACGAGGATGCGTTTGCCGGGGTCATGCAGGCGGTGGATGACATGGATTGGTCCGGCTACGGCGGGCGCATTATCCTGCTGGTCACCGACGCCGGCGCGCTGCGCAAAAACGACCCGTTTGCCGCCACCCAAATGAACGAAGCCGAAGTGCGCCAGGCGGCACTGGGCAAGCAGATCAAGATCTACGCCCTGCACCTGCGCACCGACGCCGGCAAGAAAACCCATGCCGGTGCGGAAAGCCAATATCGCGTGCTCACCGCCGATGCCAACCCGCAGATCGGCGACCTCTATACGCCGGTGCCGGGCGGTGATGTACGCAAGCTGGGTGAGCGTGTCGATGAGATCGGCAGCGTGTTTGCCAACCTCGTTCATCAAGTGCGCAGCAATACGCCGCAACCGGTGCCACTGCTGAGTTCCGCGCCGAGCCTGGCCGATAAGTCCGCCGCTGTCGGCTACGCCATGCACATGGATTTTCTCGGCCGCAAAACCGCGAGCCAGGCCCCGCAATTGGTCAGCGCCTGGACCGCCGACCGTGACCTGACGAACCCGGCGCTGCCGGCGTTCCAGGTGTGCGTGATGCTGACCAAGTTGCAGCTCAATGACCTGCAGCAGTCGTTGAAGCTGATCGTCGATGCCGCGCGCAAAACCCAAACTTCGCCCAAAGACTTCTTCCAGGAAATCGCCAGCGCCTCGGCCTATATGAGCCGCGATCCGCAAGCCCTGCGCAAGGGCGGCAACCTGGCCGATGGCGGCCTTCTCGGTGAATACCTGGAAGGCCTGCCGTACCGCAGCAAGTCGCTGAACATGACGCAGGACTTGTGGTTGTCGTTGAGCGTCGCCGAGCAGGAAGACTTTATTGACGAGCTGGATTCGAAAATCCGTCTCTACGAAACCTTCCACAATGACGTGGCCAATTGGGTCCGTTTCGGCGATGCCGAACCGGGCGATGCGTTGTACCGCGTGCCGTTGTCGACGCTGCCGTGA
- a CDS encoding formylglycine-generating enzyme family protein, protein MYKLLGACVALSLASMAWADEASDKLDNPKPLPDDVSLPLPCEGNMVFRYAYVLAQGTLDDREISLGYPFAEGEAGYQQSFISGYRRDFINGQFTLKDLPKDWNKVIAPLMPKTDAKTPLKPMLYFIGKYEVSARQYAQVMSQAQSLASGEPAPACDLPTGMAARLPKVKLSRFEAERFSAVYSAWLMKYHRDLLPVSGRGSSAEDGGLGFVRLPTEVEWEYAARGGQAVSRQDLEGRLFPRRVEGSESDGPLADYAVFNQVAGGTGQAARLMPIGTKLPNPIGMFDVIGNAAEMVQESFQLVHAGRRQGTYGGFVVKGGNYLEGEGTLFTGMRREYPLFAADGTEQSNETTGFRVAVGALSAPRSRYKELFAQWQKEGRLASLTDAIDDAQDPTKRLDSIISASVDPKLQAELGLVNEELKRNVSLIAQQREEAAGNLIQSAALVAETISNYNIRLTNLQKSRQQALDNKDTASAQLFATAIDNGRSALDGAVAIYIDNLATGTRYTDAVIQAQFQRIKEELDRKPVLGKSLVTRATLFVRHVGNYRKQQRADPATILKELLAASGQRS, encoded by the coding sequence ATGTATAAGTTACTGGGCGCCTGTGTGGCGCTGAGCTTGGCGTCGATGGCGTGGGCCGATGAGGCCAGCGACAAACTCGACAACCCCAAACCGCTGCCGGACGACGTCAGCCTGCCGCTGCCCTGCGAAGGCAACATGGTGTTCCGCTATGCCTACGTGCTGGCCCAGGGCACCTTGGATGACCGTGAGATCAGCCTCGGCTACCCCTTCGCCGAAGGTGAGGCGGGCTATCAGCAGTCGTTTATTTCCGGCTACCGCCGCGACTTCATCAACGGCCAGTTCACCCTCAAGGATTTGCCCAAAGACTGGAACAAAGTCATCGCGCCCTTGATGCCGAAGACCGACGCGAAAACCCCGCTCAAGCCGATGCTGTACTTCATCGGCAAGTACGAAGTGAGCGCACGCCAGTACGCCCAGGTGATGTCCCAGGCGCAGTCGTTGGCCAGCGGCGAGCCGGCCCCGGCCTGCGATTTGCCCACCGGCATGGCCGCGCGTTTGCCCAAGGTGAAACTGTCGCGCTTTGAAGCCGAGCGCTTCTCGGCGGTGTACAGCGCCTGGCTGATGAAATACCACCGTGACTTGCTGCCGGTCAGCGGCCGCGGCTCCTCGGCGGAAGACGGTGGCCTGGGCTTTGTGCGCCTGCCCACCGAAGTGGAATGGGAATACGCCGCGCGCGGTGGCCAGGCAGTGAGCCGCCAGGACCTGGAAGGGCGCCTGTTCCCACGGCGCGTCGAAGGCAGCGAAAGCGATGGCCCGCTGGCGGATTACGCGGTATTCAACCAGGTTGCCGGCGGCACTGGCCAGGCCGCGCGCCTGATGCCCATCGGCACCAAACTGCCCAACCCGATCGGCATGTTCGACGTGATCGGCAATGCGGCGGAAATGGTCCAGGAATCCTTCCAGCTGGTGCATGCCGGGCGTCGCCAGGGCACCTACGGCGGCTTTGTGGTCAAGGGCGGCAATTACCTGGAAGGCGAGGGCACGCTGTTCACCGGCATGCGCCGCGAGTATCCGCTGTTCGCCGCTGACGGCACCGAGCAAAGCAACGAGACCACCGGTTTTCGCGTGGCGGTGGGGGCGTTGTCGGCGCCGCGCTCGCGTTACAAGGAGCTGTTCGCTCAGTGGCAAAAAGAGGGCCGCCTGGCCTCGTTGACCGACGCGATTGACGACGCCCAGGACCCGACCAAGCGCCTGGACAGCATTATCTCGGCCAGCGTCGATCCCAAGCTGCAAGCCGAACTGGGGCTGGTCAACGAAGAGCTCAAGCGCAACGTCTCGCTGATCGCCCAGCAACGCGAAGAGGCGGCGGGCAACCTGATCCAGTCGGCCGCGTTGGTGGCCGAGACCATCAGCAACTACAACATTCGCCTGACCAACCTGCAGAAGAGTCGCCAGCAGGCCTTGGACAACAAGGACACGGCCAGCGCCCAGCTGTTTGCCACGGCCATCGACAATGGGCGCAGCGCGCTTGATGGCGCGGTGGCGATCTACATCGACAACCTGGCCACCGGCACGCGCTACACCGATGCGGTTATCCAGGCGCAGTTTCAACGTATCAAGGAAGAGTTGGATCGCAAGCCAGTGCTCGGTAAAAGCCTGGTGACGCGCGCGACACTGTTCGTTCGCCATGTCGGCAACTACCGCAAGCAACAGCGGGCCGACCCGGCAACGATATTGAAGGAATTGCTCGCAGCGAGCGGTCAGCGGTCTTGA
- a CDS encoding ABC transporter ATP-binding protein yields MLNVSAVHKTRGLGSQRYSLVIPALTLGAGEQLAIVGPSGCGKSTLLDLLALVLAPDQVGRFAFNQVDIGGLWRADQQSALAELRSRHLGYVLQTGGLLGFLDVRGNIALSRQLLGLKDDGSVARLAEQLEISDQLAKKPAALSVGQRQRVSCARALAHAPQLVLADEPTASLDPLNAERVMQALLAQALEHRAACVIATHDEPLARASGLPVRRITCRRDTDGGVTATLGEAC; encoded by the coding sequence ATGTTGAATGTGAGCGCGGTGCACAAGACCCGGGGCCTCGGTAGCCAGCGCTATAGCCTGGTGATTCCGGCGCTGACGCTGGGTGCCGGTGAGCAACTGGCAATTGTCGGGCCGAGTGGCTGTGGCAAAAGCACGTTGCTGGATCTGTTGGCGCTGGTGTTGGCGCCGGATCAGGTTGGCCGGTTTGCCTTCAACCAGGTCGACATTGGCGGCCTGTGGCGTGCCGATCAGCAATCCGCGTTGGCCGAGTTACGCAGCCGGCACCTGGGCTATGTGCTGCAAACCGGTGGACTGCTGGGGTTTCTCGATGTGCGCGGCAATATCGCCCTGTCCCGGCAACTGTTGGGGTTGAAGGACGACGGCAGCGTGGCGCGACTGGCCGAGCAACTGGAAATCAGCGATCAGTTGGCCAAAAAACCGGCCGCGCTGTCGGTGGGCCAACGCCAGCGCGTCAGCTGCGCCCGAGCCCTGGCCCATGCGCCGCAACTGGTGCTGGCGGATGAGCCGACGGCGTCCCTGGACCCGCTTAACGCTGAGCGTGTCATGCAGGCGTTGCTGGCGCAGGCCCTCGAACACCGTGCGGCCTGCGTGATCGCCACGCATGACGAACCCCTGGCCCGTGCCAGCGGCTTGCCGGTGCGGCGCATCACTTGCCGTCGTGACACTGACGGCGGCGTCACCGCTACCCTCGGGGAGGCGTGCTGA